The Pyrobaculum sp. 3827-6 genome has a segment encoding these proteins:
- a CDS encoding MFS transporter, with translation MAAGKGPGLATVVAGSSFGLLLEWYDFYIYGILAATVINKLFFPSSDPLASLLLAIAGWAIGFMVRPFGAAFFGMLGDLIGRKYTFLLTLFLMGFATFAIGLLPTYQQVGVLAPVLLFLLRTLQGLALGGEYGGAAIFVAEYAPDNKRGLYTGFIQTTASLGYVIAVVVATATEWVVGSKAFVEWGWRIPFLLAGVLFLIGLYIRRKLEETPIFSALKLVGKASKRPLREAMADPKNAKLILLALFGVVVGQAVVWYSSQFLTLVYLQQAQLFTPGVKGLDRLTANTIIGIAIAAAAPFFVLFGWLSDKIGRKPVMLAGNLLAAATYYPIFLVISQNLNPPNVSLLTLLAFVMVLYVTMVYGPIAAFLVEYFPARIRYTALSIPYHIGNGIFGGGLTPLVATAVGGATKDLLLMLLSWPIIWPLITAAVMFIAIPETRGRSIWEEVSVLQILRKPIILSPNATLLDAVKAIAAEKDGFVIVSEDGRRPLGVVSERDVVRLLAAGQPLNTPLSMVMKSPVISVPHITPISTAVRIMAENNIRHLVVLRENEIAGFISARDLTGESTVLTDLGIRRRLAEKRAREFMKSPPITAPADAKIRDVAGLMADQRIGLVILTADGSITGVVSERDVVRAVAQGRSLDDKALDIATRRVITVSPDASLGDVMLNMAEYGIRHVVVAQDDKPLGVISIRDIIKIAKL, from the coding sequence ATGGCGGCGGGAAAGGGCCCAGGTCTTGCAACGGTTGTAGCTGGCTCGTCCTTCGGCCTGCTGTTGGAGTGGTACGACTTCTACATATACGGTATTCTCGCGGCCACGGTGATAAACAAGCTGTTTTTCCCGAGTAGCGACCCGCTCGCCAGTTTGTTGCTGGCTATAGCTGGGTGGGCTATTGGCTTCATGGTGAGGCCTTTCGGCGCGGCGTTCTTCGGCATGCTGGGCGACTTGATTGGGCGTAAGTACACCTTCCTCCTCACCCTGTTCCTAATGGGGTTCGCCACCTTCGCCATAGGCCTACTGCCGACCTACCAGCAGGTGGGCGTTTTGGCTCCGGTGTTGTTGTTCCTCTTGAGGACTCTCCAGGGGCTGGCTCTGGGAGGGGAGTACGGCGGCGCCGCCATATTCGTAGCCGAATACGCCCCCGATAATAAACGGGGTCTCTACACCGGCTTCATCCAGACCACGGCGTCTCTTGGGTACGTCATCGCTGTGGTGGTGGCCACGGCGACTGAGTGGGTTGTTGGGAGCAAGGCTTTTGTGGAGTGGGGCTGGAGGATACCGTTTCTACTGGCGGGGGTGCTGTTTCTAATAGGGCTGTACATAAGGAGGAAGCTGGAGGAGACTCCGATATTCAGCGCGCTGAAGCTGGTGGGTAAGGCTTCTAAGAGGCCGCTGAGGGAGGCCATGGCGGATCCTAAAAACGCGAAGCTGATTTTACTGGCGCTTTTCGGCGTCGTGGTGGGGCAGGCGGTGGTGTGGTACAGTAGCCAGTTCCTTACTCTGGTGTACCTCCAGCAGGCGCAGCTCTTCACGCCGGGTGTGAAGGGCCTCGACAGGCTGACGGCGAATACGATAATCGGGATCGCCATAGCGGCGGCGGCGCCGTTTTTCGTACTGTTTGGCTGGCTCTCGGACAAGATTGGGAGGAAGCCTGTCATGCTCGCCGGCAACTTGCTGGCGGCGGCGACCTACTACCCCATATTTCTAGTAATCTCCCAGAACCTCAACCCGCCGAACGTGTCGTTGCTGACGTTGCTGGCATTCGTCATGGTGCTCTACGTGACGATGGTGTACGGCCCGATCGCGGCGTTTCTAGTGGAGTACTTCCCCGCGAGGATTAGGTACACGGCGCTGTCTATTCCATACCACATCGGCAACGGCATCTTCGGAGGGGGCCTTACGCCGCTTGTGGCCACTGCGGTGGGCGGCGCTACGAAAGACCTGCTACTCATGTTGCTGTCTTGGCCTATCATATGGCCTCTGATAACGGCGGCGGTTATGTTCATAGCCATACCCGAGACGAGGGGTAGGAGTATATGGGAGGAGGTGAGCGTGTTGCAGATCTTGAGGAAGCCGATTATCCTAAGCCCCAACGCCACTCTCCTAGACGCGGTTAAGGCAATTGCGGCTGAGAAAGACGGCTTTGTAATAGTGAGCGAGGACGGGAGGAGGCCTTTAGGCGTGGTATCTGAGCGCGATGTTGTGAGGTTGCTGGCGGCGGGCCAGCCGCTTAACACGCCGCTGTCTATGGTAATGAAGTCGCCGGTGATATCGGTGCCGCACATCACGCCGATATCAACCGCAGTGAGGATAATGGCTGAGAACAACATTAGACACCTCGTCGTGTTAAGAGAAAACGAAATCGCCGGCTTTATCTCTGCGAGAGATCTCACAGGCGAGTCTACAGTGTTGACGGACCTAGGGATTAGGAGGAGGCTGGCGGAGAAGAGGGCCCGCGAGTTTATGAAAAGCCCGCCGATTACAGCCCCCGCCGACGCCAAGATACGCGATGTCGCTGGGCTGATGGCAGATCAGAGAATAGGTCTAGTCATCTTAACAGCCGACGGTTCGATAACGGGGGTTGTGTCCGAGCGCGACGTTGTGAGGGCGGTGGCCCAGGGCAGGAGCCTAGACGACAAGGCGCTTGACATAGCGACGAGAAGAGTAATAACGGTGAGCCCCGACGCAAGCCTGGGAGATGTCATGCTTAACATGGCTGAGTATGGGATAAGGCATGTGGTGGTTGCCCAAGACGACAAACCTCTGGGCGTCATATCAATAAGAGACATAATTAAAATCGCTAAGTTGTAA
- a CDS encoding acyl-CoA synthetase: protein MRAAGVGRGDSVLIYMPNTVEAVAAILAAARIGAVSSTVFAGFSPKAVADRVELVEPKIIFTQDYSVRRGRKAPLKENIDEALKISPWRPQMVVVRRGVMEEKEPPMERGRDMWLEEFLEMGKAGDCSPLFVESNEPLFVLPTSGTTAKPKPVVHVHGGYQVWIVHGALLVYGLSIDDVIFNTSDIGWVVGQSYIVFAPTIMGTTSVLFDGVIDHPRPDVFWEVVEKYRPTLIWTSPTAARMLMRLGVHHARRHDLSSVKRVVTAGEVLNPEVWRWLYEEAFQKRVPVIDHWWQTELSGPAIGYYHALVKDMPQGLEFMQIKPGSAGVPLPGVEVDVVDEKGNPLPPGQKGTLIIKKPFPGMTPTLWKEHRRYVADYWERFEGKTVYYTGDAAYVDEDGYVWFGGRADEVIKIAGHRIGTIEVESALLTHPAVAEAAVVGVPDPIRGEAIAAFVVLRPSWSPSEALRKELIEHVRKTFGPIAVFAGLEFVNMLPRTRSGKIMRRVMKRLWTGEPLGDLSTIEDEASVDEVREAVSRLKVLKIEG from the coding sequence ATGAGGGCGGCGGGGGTGGGGAGGGGGGACTCCGTTCTGATCTACATGCCAAACACAGTGGAGGCGGTGGCGGCTATTCTGGCGGCGGCTAGGATCGGGGCTGTGTCCAGCACGGTGTTCGCCGGCTTCTCGCCTAAGGCCGTGGCGGACAGAGTCGAGCTTGTGGAGCCCAAGATTATCTTTACACAAGACTACTCAGTGAGGAGGGGGAGGAAGGCGCCTTTGAAGGAGAATATAGACGAGGCGCTGAAGATATCTCCGTGGAGGCCCCAGATGGTAGTGGTGAGGAGGGGCGTCATGGAGGAGAAGGAGCCGCCCATGGAGAGGGGCCGCGACATGTGGCTTGAGGAGTTTCTCGAAATGGGAAAGGCCGGCGACTGCTCGCCTCTGTTTGTCGAGTCTAACGAGCCTCTATTCGTCCTGCCGACGTCGGGCACCACCGCCAAGCCAAAGCCGGTTGTCCACGTCCACGGCGGCTACCAGGTGTGGATTGTCCATGGCGCCTTGCTTGTATATGGCCTATCCATCGACGACGTGATATTTAACACAAGCGACATAGGCTGGGTGGTGGGGCAGAGCTACATTGTCTTCGCCCCCACTATAATGGGCACGACCTCCGTCTTGTTCGACGGCGTCATAGACCACCCCAGGCCAGACGTGTTTTGGGAGGTGGTTGAGAAGTACCGCCCCACCTTGATATGGACCTCGCCCACAGCCGCCAGGATGTTGATGAGGCTGGGGGTCCACCACGCCAGGAGGCACGACCTCTCCAGCGTCAAGCGGGTTGTGACCGCCGGCGAGGTGCTCAACCCAGAAGTGTGGAGGTGGCTGTATGAGGAGGCTTTCCAGAAGCGGGTCCCCGTTATTGACCACTGGTGGCAGACGGAGCTCAGCGGCCCCGCCATCGGCTACTACCACGCCCTTGTGAAAGACATGCCCCAGGGCTTGGAGTTTATGCAGATCAAGCCGGGCTCCGCCGGCGTGCCGCTCCCCGGCGTGGAGGTGGATGTGGTGGACGAAAAGGGCAACCCGCTTCCGCCCGGGCAAAAAGGCACCTTGATAATAAAGAAGCCGTTCCCCGGAATGACCCCCACTCTGTGGAAGGAACACAGGAGGTATGTGGCTGACTACTGGGAGCGCTTTGAGGGGAAGACGGTTTACTACACCGGCGACGCCGCATATGTAGATGAGGACGGCTACGTGTGGTTCGGCGGGAGGGCAGACGAGGTGATAAAAATCGCCGGGCACCGTATAGGGACTATAGAGGTGGAGTCCGCCCTCCTGACGCATCCCGCCGTGGCCGAGGCGGCGGTAGTTGGCGTGCCCGACCCGATAAGGGGAGAGGCGATCGCCGCCTTCGTCGTGCTCCGCCCAAGCTGGAGCCCCAGCGAGGCTTTGAGGAAAGAGTTGATAGAACATGTGAGGAAGACCTTCGGCCCCATCGCGGTGTTCGCAGGCCTGGAGTTCGTCAATATGCTTCCCAGAACTCGGTCTGGGAAAATCATGCGTAGAGTTATGAAGCGGCTCTGGACAGGCGAGCCACTCGGTGACTTGTCTACAATAGAGGACGAGGCGTCAGTAGACGAGGTGAGAGAGGCCGTGTCGAGGCTAAAAGTTCTGAAAATAGAAGGGTAA
- a CDS encoding clan AA aspartic protease, which produces MGITFTEVEIGGRRYRALVDTGFNGEVAVSRRVAEEAGLAPFRTKERVLADGRVVKVGVAVGVVKIGGEETEAFVEIIDELPLDVLVGVQALERLGYVVDPKTGRIEKIGLILV; this is translated from the coding sequence GTGGGTATTACATTTACAGAGGTGGAGATAGGTGGCAGAAGGTACAGAGCGTTGGTGGACACCGGGTTTAATGGAGAGGTGGCGGTGAGCCGCCGAGTTGCAGAGGAGGCAGGCCTCGCACCGTTTAGGACGAAGGAGAGGGTGCTGGCAGATGGGAGGGTAGTAAAGGTGGGCGTCGCGGTCGGCGTGGTAAAAATCGGCGGAGAGGAAACCGAGGCCTTTGTGGAGATTATCGACGAGTTACCTCTAGATGTGCTTGTGGGCGTGCAGGCACTTGAGAGGCTGGGATACGTGGTAGACCCAAAGACAGGGAGGATAGAAAAAATTGGACTAATCCTCGTCTGA
- a CDS encoding PaREP1 family protein, whose product MAASPPYIVKLLEERGVDPVAYVTELVLREVDPSDRERLYEESSEYFWTEGLSLVEKGELRQGGEKIWNSVVQLVKAIAESRGWRHDSHRLVWVALRKIAEESGDREVIALFAQVEQLHVNFYEGHLSRVEVDVFIDAARKLREKLKTLRLGHASGTKPS is encoded by the coding sequence ATGGCGGCGTCGCCGCCCTACATCGTAAAGTTGCTGGAGGAGAGGGGCGTGGATCCGGTTGCCTACGTCACCGAGCTGGTTCTCAGAGAGGTGGACCCCTCTGATAGAGAGAGGCTTTATGAAGAGTCTTCGGAGTATTTCTGGACTGAGGGGCTGTCCCTAGTGGAGAAGGGGGAGCTCAGGCAGGGCGGGGAGAAGATTTGGAACTCGGTGGTTCAGCTCGTCAAGGCGATCGCGGAGAGCCGGGGCTGGAGGCATGACTCCCATAGACTTGTATGGGTTGCCTTGAGGAAAATCGCCGAGGAGTCTGGGGACAGGGAGGTTATAGCCCTCTTCGCCCAAGTGGAGCAGCTCCACGTAAACTTCTACGAGGGCCACCTCAGCCGTGTAGAGGTGGATGTATTTATAGACGCCGCTAGAAAACTCAGAGAAAAGCTGAAAACGCTGAGACTAGGACACGCCAGTGGTACAAAGCCAAGCTGA
- a CDS encoding aspartyl protease family protein: MGLVYVDLVVKHGGRSRWVRALVDSGATYTVLRRDVWEELGLRPMGKVEFVLTDGTVVKRAVSEALIELPGYGERRSPVVLGESGDENLLGVVTLEIFGLVLDPFKRKLRPMRALMKHLLSTEGGRRQAVVFKLG; encoded by the coding sequence GTGGGCCTCGTCTATGTGGATTTAGTAGTTAAGCATGGGGGGCGCAGTAGATGGGTTAGAGCCCTTGTCGATTCAGGGGCGACCTACACAGTCCTCAGAAGAGACGTTTGGGAGGAGCTGGGCCTCAGGCCGATGGGCAAAGTGGAGTTTGTCCTAACGGACGGCACCGTGGTAAAGAGGGCGGTGTCTGAGGCCTTGATCGAGCTTCCGGGCTACGGCGAGAGGCGCTCCCCCGTCGTGCTGGGGGAGAGCGGGGACGAGAATCTCCTCGGCGTCGTGACGCTGGAGATCTTCGGCCTCGTGCTTGACCCATTTAAAAGAAAGCTGAGGCCGATGAGGGCATTGATGAAGCATCTTTTATCTACAGAGGGCGGGCGCCGGCAGGCTGTTGTTTTTAAACTAGGTTGA
- a CDS encoding molybdopterin-dependent oxidoreductase, which yields MSISRRDAIKAGVTIGIVAGASGLLLKATAGEVPKAGVSITSIPSICGMCMAQCAIYIDVVDGKPVRIRPNTNAPTSALGICPRGASGTFNAWLNPDAVKKPMARRALVDWVQGRISWEEAKRQLSQSRGRYDDMVEVDWNTAVEIIAKKLKELADGNERRAFTFLFGAWGPIASMRAGVPISRFADAYGGGMITFDNPYCTYPRYLGHWLTWGHGHQSHVACIDYSEAEAVLVVRRNVIGAGVVTETWRFMEAVKRGAKLVVLSPVFDETASYATVWLPVKPGTDLAVLLAFIKYVLDNGYYIEQYLARFTNAPFLIKEDGLPLLASEVAWDKYGLSEPKDFAYVVWDSAAGAPAPDNAAKRPALFGQYEVQLKDGGVARAKTALTILKEWVDANLSALAKKHGVSDYMEAAAKEADVNVNDLRRAAEIVAKYRAVAPIGWHDPRYSNSPQTWRAVNILMALLGRIQQPGGLFLLTHLIMPYSDVYTRAMKYTKKDVPYKTIRGLTFNEYVSANLPAIYVIPLAPPLPGPSDRGAPPVPTLAEEWAVEAEKEGYLYPYDTVQALYESVVHGKPFKIKVVFITGSNPIPQIGNSKLVEAIFRELDLVIVHDIQFSDTSAFADLILPDLPYLERMDLALPGAFSPFPAISVRFPWYYEEYIKMLQQGGKPGELDKQFRSRDGRTIFEVLLMVARRLQQMGVKARDGTDWSQNMPVGMITEDGIFPIPNLKMFINATFRRIRIVDENGQLRAPTVDDLYKMGSWMVLVPTGRVETVVDERWSQALGKEVKVKVHVFKPVQYSVDMEQWLWRQIHYNSPLTQGLAPLPTPSGKVEIYSINLAYDVKRVFGKPATSIDPSDLEGAKSGVDPLFSPVPLYAGMARPEYMWATGPPTPDVEINGLVPPDPPKRLLFLYRHGPFTQTHSATENNLLLDTLTPDELLTAWIHPDTAAKLGVGDGDVVELKPAAPKVLEQLKAVGVAEVPTARFRVRVTKMVRPDVIAIYHYWLVPRGRLRVKAAKLAGLRSGYSDDNYLGPMLAGRLGTPGAMGNTVVEVSKVERL from the coding sequence ATGTCTATCTCTAGAAGAGATGCGATTAAGGCCGGGGTCACAATAGGTATTGTTGCAGGCGCCTCTGGCCTTTTGCTTAAGGCTACTGCTGGCGAGGTGCCTAAGGCCGGCGTCTCCATAACATCTATCCCCTCTATCTGTGGTATGTGTATGGCGCAATGCGCAATCTACATCGACGTGGTGGACGGCAAGCCGGTGAGAATTAGGCCCAATACCAACGCCCCAACCAGCGCCTTGGGGATATGTCCCCGGGGGGCCTCCGGCACCTTCAACGCCTGGCTTAACCCAGACGCCGTGAAGAAGCCCATGGCGAGGAGGGCGCTTGTAGATTGGGTTCAGGGCAGGATCAGCTGGGAGGAGGCGAAGAGGCAACTGTCTCAGTCGAGGGGGAGGTACGACGACATGGTTGAGGTGGACTGGAACACCGCCGTTGAGATAATTGCCAAGAAGCTAAAGGAGCTGGCCGACGGCAACGAGCGCCGCGCCTTCACCTTCCTCTTCGGCGCGTGGGGCCCCATCGCATCTATGAGGGCCGGTGTGCCCATCTCCCGCTTCGCCGACGCCTATGGAGGCGGCATGATAACCTTCGACAACCCCTACTGCACGTACCCCCGCTACCTGGGGCACTGGCTAACATGGGGCCACGGCCACCAGTCCCATGTCGCCTGTATCGACTACTCCGAGGCGGAGGCTGTCCTCGTAGTTAGGAGAAACGTAATCGGCGCGGGGGTGGTGACGGAGACGTGGCGCTTCATGGAGGCAGTGAAGAGGGGGGCGAAGCTGGTGGTGCTCAGCCCCGTCTTCGACGAGACGGCCAGCTACGCCACGGTGTGGCTACCTGTCAAGCCCGGCACAGACCTGGCGGTGTTGCTAGCCTTCATTAAATATGTCCTCGACAACGGCTACTACATTGAGCAGTATCTGGCCAGGTTTACCAACGCGCCGTTTCTCATAAAGGAAGACGGACTGCCCCTCCTGGCTTCGGAGGTGGCCTGGGATAAGTACGGCCTGTCTGAGCCCAAGGACTTTGCCTACGTTGTGTGGGACTCAGCCGCCGGCGCCCCCGCCCCCGACAACGCGGCCAAGAGGCCCGCCCTCTTTGGGCAATACGAGGTCCAGCTGAAGGACGGCGGCGTGGCGAGGGCGAAGACCGCGTTGACGATACTAAAGGAGTGGGTAGACGCCAACCTCTCAGCCCTCGCCAAGAAGCACGGGGTTAGCGACTACATGGAGGCCGCGGCGAAGGAGGCTGATGTAAATGTCAACGACCTCAGAAGGGCGGCGGAGATCGTGGCGAAGTACAGAGCCGTTGCCCCCATCGGGTGGCACGACCCCCGCTACAGCAACTCGCCGCAGACGTGGCGCGCCGTCAATATCTTGATGGCCCTTCTGGGCCGCATCCAGCAACCGGGAGGTCTCTTCCTCTTGACTCATCTCATCATGCCGTATTCGGACGTCTACACCAGAGCGATGAAGTACACTAAGAAGGACGTTCCCTACAAGACAATCCGCGGCCTCACCTTCAACGAATACGTGTCTGCCAACCTCCCGGCTATCTACGTGATTCCGCTCGCCCCGCCTCTGCCCGGCCCCTCTGACCGCGGCGCCCCGCCGGTGCCAACGCTGGCGGAGGAGTGGGCGGTGGAGGCGGAGAAAGAGGGCTACCTCTACCCCTACGACACGGTGCAGGCGCTGTACGAGAGCGTTGTCCATGGGAAGCCGTTTAAGATAAAGGTGGTGTTTATCACCGGCTCTAACCCTATTCCGCAGATCGGCAACAGCAAACTCGTCGAGGCGATTTTCAGAGAGCTGGATTTAGTAATTGTACACGATATACAGTTCAGCGACACATCCGCGTTCGCCGACTTGATACTCCCCGATCTTCCATACCTAGAGCGCATGGATTTGGCCCTGCCTGGGGCCTTCTCGCCGTTCCCCGCCATTTCTGTGAGGTTCCCGTGGTACTACGAGGAGTATATAAAGATGCTCCAGCAGGGCGGGAAGCCGGGGGAGCTGGACAAGCAGTTTAGGTCGAGGGACGGCCGTACGATATTCGAGGTTCTGCTGATGGTAGCTCGGAGGCTTCAGCAGATGGGCGTCAAGGCTAGAGACGGCACCGACTGGTCTCAGAACATGCCTGTGGGCATGATCACCGAGGACGGCATCTTCCCGATACCCAATCTAAAGATGTTTATCAACGCCACTTTTAGGCGTATTAGGATTGTGGACGAAAACGGCCAGTTGAGGGCCCCCACGGTGGACGACCTGTATAAGATGGGGAGCTGGATGGTGCTGGTCCCCACCGGCCGCGTCGAGACTGTGGTAGACGAGCGGTGGAGCCAAGCCCTCGGCAAGGAGGTGAAGGTGAAGGTCCACGTGTTTAAGCCGGTGCAGTACAGCGTAGATATGGAGCAGTGGCTTTGGAGGCAGATACACTACAACTCTCCCCTGACGCAGGGCCTCGCGCCGCTTCCCACGCCGAGCGGCAAGGTGGAGATCTACAGTATAAACCTGGCTTACGACGTGAAGAGGGTATTCGGAAAGCCCGCCACTTCAATTGACCCCTCCGACCTGGAAGGCGCTAAGAGCGGCGTGGATCCTCTCTTCTCGCCTGTGCCGCTGTACGCCGGGATGGCTAGGCCGGAGTACATGTGGGCCACCGGCCCGCCGACGCCAGACGTGGAGATCAACGGCCTCGTGCCCCCCGACCCGCCTAAGAGGCTTCTGTTCCTATACCGCCACGGCCCGTTCACTCAAACTCACAGCGCCACGGAGAACAACCTCCTCCTTGACACGTTAACGCCGGACGAGTTGTTGACTGCGTGGATCCACCCGGACACCGCGGCGAAGCTGGGGGTTGGGGACGGCGACGTGGTTGAGCTCAAGCCCGCGGCCCCCAAGGTGTTGGAGCAGTTGAAGGCAGTGGGCGTCGCCGAGGTGCCGACGGCTAGGTTTAGGGTGAGGGTGACGAAGATGGTGAGGCCGGATGTGATAGCCATCTACCACTACTGGCTGGTGCCCCGGGGCAGGCTGAGGGTGAAGGCGGCGAAGCTGGCGGGGTTGAGGTCTGGCTACAGCGACGACAACTACCTAGGCCCCATGCTGGCGGGGAGGCTCGGCACGCCGGGGGCCATGGGCAATACAGTAGTAGAAGTGAGTAAGGTGGAGAGGCTATGA
- a CDS encoding 4Fe-4S dicluster domain-containing protein, whose product MRPVFVIDLNKCVGCRACVAACVQENGQVFTAARTADIGRPQTVWLRTWVEWREREDPTPSREYISYLCYHCENSPCVTACPTGASYKTKEGIVLVDKDLCIGCRYCVVACPYGMRYGPLVKTAEKAMEEPLVREAAEGAKYGGVIFKPPVPNKWAFRADAVDKCTFCYHRYKGDGKIWTPACVEVCPTKSRMVGDLDDPNDEVADLVRRGVAKPANKWGGLVYYVGL is encoded by the coding sequence ATGAGGCCGGTATTTGTCATTGATCTCAATAAGTGCGTCGGTTGCCGCGCGTGCGTAGCCGCTTGTGTGCAGGAGAACGGCCAGGTGTTCACCGCCGCACGGACTGCAGACATCGGCAGGCCTCAGACTGTTTGGCTGAGGACGTGGGTGGAGTGGAGGGAGAGGGAGGATCCCACGCCGTCTAGGGAGTATATATCATATCTATGTTACCACTGTGAGAACTCGCCCTGTGTTACGGCGTGTCCAACCGGCGCCTCTTACAAGACCAAGGAGGGAATTGTGTTGGTAGACAAAGATCTGTGTATCGGTTGCCGCTACTGCGTCGTGGCTTGTCCATACGGCATGAGATACGGGCCGCTGGTTAAAACCGCTGAAAAAGCTATGGAGGAGCCGCTAGTGAGGGAGGCGGCCGAGGGGGCTAAATACGGCGGGGTGATATTTAAACCGCCTGTACCTAATAAATGGGCCTTTAGAGCAGACGCCGTTGATAAGTGTACCTTCTGTTACCACAGATATAAGGGAGATGGCAAGATATGGACGCCTGCATGCGTAGAGGTATGTCCTACAAAGTCTCGGATGGTAGGCGATTTAGACGATCCCAACGACGAGGTGGCTGACTTGGTGCGTAGGGGCGTAGCTAAGCCGGCTAATAAATGGGGAGGGTTGGTGTACTACGTGGGGCTATGA
- the nrfD gene encoding NrfD/PsrC family molybdoenzyme membrane anchor subunit — MKWGLAGLAVVLIAAGAVLIWQGSEHRHAEVIPWGLLVPGYVYFALVATGSCIVNSIYTVFGYKGPNKEYEKIIKLGVFFSLASLIPAWIMILMDLSKGPLAAMSMFIHTKEGFSLFFQPRSAIAWMALLYMIEGLLLLVELIYFIRSEVSEKLKMMKSLELVIALAVLIASVLVFSNLGQVFGDVMAIPAWYGPHMAVYFIISAIAIGAAGQALFVSLFARSLGVREFTAWYYSRILMISLPILAFVKGWMVINSYYNPASWEAYREIVSMPTFYVFDVFLLLVLPFIVAIVAYYRKNMALLILATLLLVVSGFVSEYHLLIYPQIAFIQSYLGEAGHVHYAPTEFEMMMFTGSVLVYIALLILGVLLLPLKPGEKPKTLYIFK; from the coding sequence ATGAAGTGGGGTTTGGCGGGCCTCGCGGTGGTTTTAATCGCGGCTGGAGCTGTGCTGATCTGGCAGGGTAGTGAACATAGACATGCCGAGGTCATCCCCTGGGGCCTACTGGTGCCTGGATATGTCTATTTTGCTTTAGTAGCCACGGGCTCGTGTATTGTAAATTCGATTTACACAGTATTTGGGTATAAGGGGCCCAACAAAGAGTATGAGAAGATCATTAAGTTGGGCGTGTTCTTCTCACTGGCATCACTTATCCCGGCGTGGATTATGATATTAATGGACTTGTCAAAAGGACCGCTTGCCGCGATGAGTATGTTTATCCATACCAAGGAGGGCTTCTCGCTGTTCTTCCAGCCTCGTTCAGCAATTGCATGGATGGCCTTACTATACATGATAGAGGGACTTCTCCTACTAGTTGAATTAATATACTTTATACGTAGTGAAGTAAGTGAAAAACTAAAAATGATGAAATCGCTTGAGCTCGTCATTGCCCTAGCTGTATTAATCGCCTCCGTGCTAGTCTTCAGCAACCTAGGCCAGGTATTTGGCGACGTCATGGCTATACCTGCGTGGTACGGGCCGCACATGGCTGTTTACTTCATTATCAGCGCTATAGCAATAGGCGCCGCTGGCCAGGCTTTATTCGTATCGCTTTTTGCACGTAGCTTAGGCGTACGGGAATTCACTGCGTGGTACTATTCTAGGATATTAATGATTTCTTTACCAATTTTAGCATTCGTAAAGGGGTGGATGGTGATTAACTCGTATTACAACCCAGCCAGTTGGGAAGCCTACAGAGAAATAGTGTCTATGCCTACCTTTTACGTATTTGATGTATTTCTGTTACTAGTCTTGCCGTTTATAGTGGCTATAGTGGCCTACTATAGAAAGAACATGGCCTTACTCATTTTAGCTACGTTGTTGCTCGTGGTGTCTGGGTTTGTGAGTGAATACCACTTGCTAATCTACCCACAGATAGCCTTTATCCAGAGTTATCTTGGAGAGGCCGGCCACGTCCACTATGCGCCTACAGAGTTTGAGATGATGATGTTCACCGGGTCGGTGTTGGTGTACATAGCATTGTTAATACTCGGCGTATTGCTTCTACCTCTAAAGCCAGGCGAGAAACCTAAAACTTTATATATTTTTAAGTAA